One part of the Parasphingorhabdus sp. SCSIO 66989 genome encodes these proteins:
- the ndk gene encoding nucleoside-diphosphate kinase — protein MAVTRTFSIIKPDATRRNLTGAVTQKLEEAGLRVVASKRIHMTRDQAEGFYAVHKERPFYGELCDFMTSGPVVVQVLEGEDAVKRNRDIMGATNPADAAEGTIRKEFAESIEANSVHGSDSDENAKIEIDFFFSADEIVG, from the coding sequence ATGGCCGTTACCCGTACATTCTCGATCATCAAGCCTGATGCCACCCGCCGCAACCTTACCGGTGCGGTTACCCAGAAGCTGGAAGAGGCTGGTCTGCGCGTCGTCGCTTCCAAGCGCATCCACATGACCCGCGATCAGGCGGAAGGCTTTTATGCCGTGCACAAGGAACGCCCGTTTTACGGTGAACTGTGCGACTTTATGACCAGCGGCCCGGTTGTGGTGCAGGTTCTGGAAGGTGAAGATGCCGTGAAGCGCAACCGCGACATCATGGGCGCCACCAACCCGGCAGATGCTGCCGAAGGCACCATCCGCAAGGAATTCGCCGAGAGCATCGAAGCCAATTCGGTACATGGCTCAGACAGCGACGAAAACGCGAAGATCGAGATCGATTTCTTCTTCAGCGCAGACGAGATTGTTGGCTAA
- a CDS encoding leucyl aminopeptidase has protein sequence MQISFSDSHSADALRCYCVGSDDLKTASLPVDGHVVEAARGARFRGRAGDVFETFVAGDGAPLRVVLIGIGDKTAGARDLEKAGAALTARYLTSGVTAAHIDLAASPSSLSAENTSSLLTGILLRSWRFDRYRTTMAADAKPTLETLTVSDAAEGTESHWEQAKAIAEGVFLTRELVAQPANVLYPESFVERCEHLKELGVEIRVLDDAEMKELGMGALLGVAQGSTRPARILAMRWDGTDGADKTPVAFVGKGVTFDTGGISIKPAAGMEDMKWDMGGAGAVAGAMKALAGRKAKAHVIGICGLVENMPDGNAQRPGDVVTSMSGQTIEVINTDAEGRLVLCDALHWCQETYKPEYVIDLATLTGAIIISLGHEYCGMFSNDDGLVDMLNGAADASGDQVWRFPLGKPYDKLIDSPIADIKNVGPRGAGSITAAQFLQRFIQDGVKWAHLDIAGMAWADKPGAVWDKGATGYGVRLLDRLVAENFEQK, from the coding sequence ATGCAGATCAGTTTTTCCGATAGTCATTCCGCAGACGCCCTGCGTTGCTATTGCGTGGGATCGGATGATCTGAAGACGGCATCACTTCCGGTGGATGGCCATGTGGTGGAGGCCGCACGCGGCGCACGCTTCCGCGGCCGCGCAGGCGATGTTTTTGAGACTTTTGTTGCGGGCGATGGCGCGCCGCTGCGCGTTGTTCTGATCGGTATCGGCGACAAGACCGCTGGCGCGCGCGATCTGGAGAAAGCCGGTGCGGCGCTCACCGCACGCTATCTCACCTCCGGGGTGACGGCGGCGCATATCGATCTGGCAGCATCGCCATCATCGCTGTCGGCTGAAAACACCTCCAGCCTGCTGACTGGTATATTGCTGCGTAGCTGGCGCTTTGACCGCTATCGTACCACCATGGCGGCGGATGCCAAACCAACTTTGGAAACGCTCACTGTTTCGGACGCGGCTGAGGGCACTGAAAGCCATTGGGAACAGGCCAAGGCGATAGCCGAGGGCGTTTTCCTCACCCGTGAGTTGGTCGCACAACCGGCCAATGTGCTTTACCCTGAGAGCTTTGTTGAGCGTTGCGAGCATCTGAAAGAGTTGGGCGTGGAAATCCGTGTGCTTGACGATGCCGAGATGAAAGAACTCGGCATGGGCGCGCTTTTGGGCGTGGCGCAGGGATCAACACGTCCGGCACGCATATTGGCGATGCGTTGGGATGGCACTGATGGTGCGGATAAGACACCGGTCGCTTTTGTCGGCAAAGGCGTGACCTTTGATACAGGTGGCATTTCGATCAAGCCTGCTGCCGGTATGGAAGATATGAAATGGGATATGGGCGGTGCCGGTGCGGTTGCCGGTGCGATGAAGGCGCTCGCTGGGCGCAAGGCCAAGGCGCATGTTATCGGCATTTGCGGGCTGGTAGAAAATATGCCCGATGGCAATGCCCAGCGCCCGGGCGATGTCGTCACCAGCATGTCAGGCCAGACCATCGAAGTGATCAACACCGATGCCGAGGGTCGGTTGGTGTTGTGCGATGCGCTGCACTGGTGCCAGGAAACCTACAAGCCGGAATATGTCATTGACCTTGCAACGCTGACCGGTGCGATCATTATTTCGCTCGGCCATGAATATTGCGGCATGTTCAGCAATGATGACGGGCTGGTCGATATGCTCAATGGCGCAGCGGACGCTTCGGGTGACCAGGTCTGGCGCTTCCCGCTCGGCAAGCCTTATGACAAGCTGATTGACTCCCCGATTGCCGATATCAAAAATGTTGGGCCGCGCGGTGCCGGTTCGATTACTGCCGCGCAATTCCTGCAGCGCTTTATTCAAGATGGCGTCAAATGGGCGCATCTGGATATCGCCGGTATGGCTTGGGCCGACAAGCCGGGTGCCGTCTGGGACAAGGGCGCGACCGGCTATGGCGTGCGTCTGCTTGACCGACTGGTCGCCGAGAATTTCGAGCAGAAATAG
- a CDS encoding type II toxin-antitoxin system CcdA family antitoxin translates to MRMKHSTPRKATNITLDPVAVDEAKQLGINVSQACENGLRSEIAKAKGEQWLEENREAIDAFNEWIAENGLPLEEHRQF, encoded by the coding sequence ATGCGCATGAAACATTCAACGCCGCGCAAAGCCACCAATATAACGCTCGATCCAGTAGCTGTGGATGAAGCGAAGCAACTCGGAATCAACGTGTCGCAGGCTTGTGAGAATGGATTGCGCTCAGAAATCGCAAAAGCCAAAGGGGAGCAGTGGTTAGAAGAAAACCGCGAGGCAATTGATGCATTTAACGAGTGGATTGCTGAAAACGGACTGCCTTTGGAAGAGCATCGCCAATTCTAA
- a CDS encoding DNA polymerase III subunit chi has product MRVDFYQLTRDPVAHLLPDLAERTLAGDKRMAILADDALLIDAISEALWTRKPESFLAHGVAGEEQEADQPILLMRALADGDMPPNKAGFLAIADGQWRDHCDQFERIFFPFEPGHIDAARSAWKSLKDREGVTRHYWKQDGRRWVEQG; this is encoded by the coding sequence ATGCGGGTCGATTTCTACCAACTGACCCGCGATCCCGTCGCGCATCTGTTGCCCGATCTGGCTGAGCGGACGCTGGCGGGTGACAAGCGCATGGCCATCCTTGCCGATGATGCGTTGCTGATCGATGCGATCTCCGAAGCGCTTTGGACCAGAAAGCCAGAGAGTTTTCTGGCGCATGGCGTTGCCGGAGAAGAGCAGGAAGCCGATCAGCCGATCTTGCTGATGCGCGCCCTTGCTGATGGCGACATGCCGCCGAACAAGGCCGGCTTCCTCGCCATTGCCGATGGTCAGTGGCGCGACCATTGCGATCAGTTTGAGCGGATATTCTTCCCCTTTGAACCCGGTCATATCGATGCCGCGCGTTCTGCATGGAAGTCGCTGAAAGACAGGGAAGGTGTCACCCGGCATTATTGGAAACAGGATGGTCGCCGCTGGGTGGAGCAGGGGTAA
- a CDS encoding CcdB family protein encodes MARFDVYELRSSGTMVVNYQSDLLDHYATRFIIPLLPPTNSRRPTPRLNPVFKVQDKDLVFYPQLAATVRASELATPIDSLAEHHTEIIDAIDMLISGF; translated from the coding sequence ATGGCGCGCTTTGACGTCTATGAACTGCGCTCCAGCGGTACCATGGTCGTCAACTACCAATCTGACCTGCTTGACCACTACGCAACCCGTTTCATTATACCATTGCTGCCGCCAACAAATTCGAGAAGGCCGACACCGAGACTCAACCCTGTATTCAAGGTGCAGGATAAAGACCTTGTTTTTTATCCTCAATTGGCAGCGACTGTTCGGGCATCGGAGTTAGCTACTCCGATAGACTCATTGGCCGAGCACCATACTGAAATCATTGACGCCATCGATATGCTCATCAGTGGCTTCTAA
- the purN gene encoding phosphoribosylglycinamide formyltransferase has protein sequence MAKARLAIMISGVGTNMAALLYASRDPDCPYEVVLVASNNPDAQGLKLAEAEGVATFSHAHKGLSREEHDTTMHAALTEAKADYVALAGYMRILSDEFVSKWAERMVNIHPSLLPKYKGLDTHQRAIDAGDSHGGCSVHLVTPELDDGPVLDQTPVAILPDDDVHSLTERVKIAEYQLYARTLSDYIARENDPDWIQQKVDGIALSLPSTHARESHGAPGWRVGSEKSGKFFAYLSVNHHGEDRVALLVKCSGPDEMMTLIDQEPEIYHKPAYYGASGWIGYRLDRQGVDWDHVRQWLERSWRSVAPKSLTKLMDAAEEF, from the coding sequence ATGGCTAAAGCGCGCTTGGCTATCATGATCTCGGGTGTCGGCACCAATATGGCCGCGCTGCTTTATGCCTCACGCGATCCTGATTGCCCCTATGAGGTAGTGCTGGTTGCCAGCAATAATCCTGATGCGCAGGGCTTGAAATTGGCTGAAGCAGAAGGCGTCGCTACCTTTAGTCATGCGCATAAAGGCTTGTCGCGCGAAGAACATGATACGACCATGCACGCAGCGCTCACCGAAGCGAAGGCCGATTATGTCGCTCTGGCAGGCTATATGCGGATTTTAAGCGATGAGTTCGTCAGCAAATGGGCCGAGCGGATGGTCAATATCCATCCCTCGCTTTTGCCCAAATATAAGGGCCTCGACACCCATCAGCGCGCAATTGATGCGGGTGACAGCCATGGCGGCTGTTCGGTGCATCTGGTGACGCCGGAACTGGATGACGGCCCGGTGCTGGACCAGACGCCGGTGGCGATCCTGCCCGATGATGACGTGCATAGCCTGACTGAGCGGGTAAAAATCGCGGAATATCAGCTATACGCCCGCACCCTTTCAGACTATATCGCACGCGAAAATGACCCGGACTGGATACAGCAAAAGGTCGACGGCATTGCGCTCTCTTTGCCCAGCACCCATGCCCGCGAAAGCCATGGCGCGCCCGGATGGCGCGTCGGCAGCGAGAAATCGGGCAAGTTTTTCGCCTATCTCTCAGTCAATCATCATGGCGAGGACCGCGTTGCCCTGTTGGTCAAATGCAGCGGCCCCGACGAGATGATGACGCTGATCGACCAGGAACCCGAAATCTACCACAAGCCCGCCTATTATGGCGCTTCAGGCTGGATAGGCTATCGCCTTGATCGCCAAGGCGTCGACTGGGACCATGTCCGCCAATGGCTGGAACGCAGCTGGCGCAGCGTCGCACCGAAAAGCCTCACCAAGCTGATGGATGCAGCGGAGGAGTTTTGA
- a CDS encoding LPS-assembly protein LptD: MAWSALILPATAAAQEIAEQQTNAEAGLPEETSEQSSPEASDNEREVEFSADTISYDSEADVVTASGDVIMRRKGQLLRAETIIWDRKSGAVTADGNVRIIDEQGAVLYGDNITLTEDVREGVIQNILLVLDEGGRIVANQGQRDGSEIILNEAAYTACAVQDSEGCPKSPSWQIKAVRVAYDEEDKTVRYEGARLELFGLPLIPLPGFSHPIDERNRSGLLVPNGRISQANGLEYSQPYYFALAPNRDLTVTPYVFSDVLPMLQTEYRALTERGAYQLTGYATASSRIPVGSREPLSSEEDFRGYFDGVGNFQLDENWNISSSIRVATDRTFLRRYDISRDDRLRSTFRAERIDSDSYFSLQGWATQTLRVDDPQGQVPIALPIVDFRQRMDDPVAGGQFEFRVNSLAIARTEGQDTQRAFASAQWDLRRVTPGGQLVTLTAYGRGDVYNSDENALTQTLVYRGTEGFQARAIGSVAADFQWPFVGKAFGGTQTLTPRVQLVATTPGQNDDIPNEDARAIELEASNLFALNRLPGFDRVEDGLRVVYGLDWNLQRPGLRIDANIGQSYRFNNKSDVIPEGTGLAEQTSDITGRTDVRFRDIVKFSHRYRLDKGNLSLRRNEIDATIGSRRTYFQVGYLRLNRDIGEEIEDLQDREELRVAGRVQLDQYWSVFGSGIFDLTDAQEDPTNFSDGFEPLRTRLGIAYDDDCISLGLTWRRDFVSIGDAPRGDSFLLRFRLRNLGI, translated from the coding sequence TTGGCCTGGTCTGCCCTGATTCTGCCTGCAACTGCTGCAGCACAGGAAATAGCGGAGCAACAGACCAATGCTGAAGCAGGATTGCCGGAAGAGACGAGTGAGCAAAGCTCTCCTGAAGCGTCTGATAATGAGCGCGAGGTCGAGTTCTCTGCCGATACCATAAGCTATGACAGCGAAGCCGATGTGGTGACCGCCAGCGGTGACGTCATAATGCGCCGCAAGGGGCAGTTGTTGCGCGCCGAAACGATTATCTGGGATCGCAAAAGCGGTGCGGTTACCGCCGATGGCAATGTCCGTATCATCGATGAACAGGGCGCGGTGCTCTATGGCGACAACATTACCCTGACCGAAGACGTGCGCGAAGGCGTGATCCAGAATATCCTGCTGGTGCTGGATGAAGGCGGCCGCATCGTCGCCAATCAGGGCCAGCGTGACGGCAGCGAGATCATCCTCAACGAAGCCGCCTATACCGCCTGCGCTGTGCAGGACAGTGAAGGCTGCCCGAAATCGCCGAGCTGGCAGATCAAGGCTGTCCGCGTCGCCTATGATGAGGAAGACAAGACGGTCAGATATGAAGGGGCCCGGCTTGAGCTTTTTGGCCTGCCGCTTATCCCGCTCCCCGGTTTCAGCCATCCGATTGACGAGCGCAATCGCTCCGGCCTGCTCGTCCCCAATGGCCGGATCAGCCAGGCCAATGGCCTTGAGTATAGCCAGCCCTATTATTTTGCCCTTGCGCCCAATCGCGATCTGACGGTCACGCCCTACGTCTTTTCCGATGTGTTGCCGATGCTGCAAACCGAGTATCGCGCGCTGACCGAACGAGGCGCCTATCAGCTGACCGGCTATGCCACCGCCAGCTCGCGTATCCCGGTGGGTTCGCGCGAACCGCTGTCATCCGAAGAGGATTTTCGCGGCTATTTTGATGGCGTTGGCAATTTTCAGCTTGATGAGAACTGGAATATATCCTCCTCGATCCGGGTAGCGACAGACCGTACCTTTTTACGCCGCTATGATATCAGCCGTGACGACCGGCTGCGCTCGACTTTTCGCGCTGAACGTATCGACAGTGACAGCTATTTCTCGTTGCAAGGATGGGCGACGCAGACTCTGCGCGTTGATGACCCGCAGGGACAGGTTCCCATCGCCCTGCCGATTGTCGATTTTCGTCAGCGTATGGACGATCCGGTTGCTGGCGGCCAGTTTGAGTTTCGGGTCAATTCCCTCGCTATTGCGCGAACCGAAGGACAGGATACGCAGCGCGCCTTTGCATCGGCACAATGGGATTTGCGCCGGGTGACGCCTGGCGGACAGCTGGTCACCCTGACCGCTTATGGCCGTGGTGATGTCTATAACAGCGATGAGAATGCGCTGACGCAGACACTCGTCTATCGTGGTACCGAGGGCTTTCAGGCGCGCGCGATCGGCTCTGTCGCAGCGGATTTTCAATGGCCCTTTGTCGGCAAAGCCTTTGGCGGCACACAGACGCTGACGCCGCGTGTGCAACTGGTTGCCACCACACCGGGGCAGAATGACGATATCCCCAATGAGGATGCCCGCGCGATTGAGCTGGAGGCGAGCAACCTGTTTGCGCTTAACCGCCTGCCCGGTTTTGACCGGGTCGAGGATGGTTTGCGCGTCGTTTATGGCCTCGACTGGAATCTGCAGCGCCCCGGTCTCAGAATAGACGCCAATATCGGCCAGAGCTATCGCTTCAACAACAAGAGCGATGTTATCCCGGAAGGCACCGGCCTTGCTGAGCAGACCTCGGACATTACCGGTCGCACCGATGTGCGCTTTCGCGATATCGTGAAGTTCAGTCACCGCTATCGGCTCGACAAGGGCAATTTGTCGCTGCGCCGCAACGAGATTGACGCCACAATAGGTTCACGACGCACCTATTTTCAGGTCGGTTATCTGCGCCTGAACCGCGATATCGGCGAGGAAATCGAGGATTTGCAGGATCGCGAGGAGCTGCGTGTCGCTGGTCGTGTGCAGCTTGATCAATATTGGTCAGTCTTTGGCTCTGGCATTTTCGATCTGACGGACGCGCAGGAAGACCCAACCAACTTTTCTGACGGGTTTGAACCGCTGCGCACCCGTCTCGGCATTGCCTATGATGATGACTGTATCTCGCTCGGACTGACCTGGCGGCGCGATTTTGTCAGTATCGGCGATGCCCCGCGCGGCGACAGCTTCCTGCTGCGTTTCCGATTGCGCAACCTTGGAATTTGA